aagaattagtaaaccgatctactaattgacgtgaatcctaaagatagatctattgggcctaacgaaccccatccaaagtaccgcatgctttagtacttcgatgttgtttttatcatgtccgaaggatttcccggaatgataggggatattcttatatgcatcttgttaatgtcggttaccaggtgtttaatccatatgaatgatatttttgtctctatgcatgggacgtatatttatgagaactaaaaatgaaaatctcgtggtctattaaaatgatggaaatgattatttatgttaaactaatgaactcaccaaccttttggttgacactttaaagcatgtttattctcaggtatgaaagaaatcttctgctgtgcatttgctcattttaaagatattacttggagtcattcatggcatatttcaaaagacgttgcattcgagtcgttgagttaatcaagattattattaaatcaattatagttagatatataatgaaatggtatgcatgccgtcaacattcgatgtaatgaaagattgtattttcaaaaacgaatgcaatgtttgtaaaatgtatcatatagatgtcaagtacctcgcgatgtaaccaactgttgtgaatcgtttataatcgatatggacttcgtccggatggattaggacgggtctctacaccacCACCATTTACTAAGTAGCGCGAGATTTTTTTCTTTTAAAGAACCAATGTTTAGTCCCCCCGCCCCGTAAGGAACAAGTAAGTCTTCCCATTTTACCCATGACATTTTAGTGTTATCAccagacccgccccaaaaaaacttaCTACGTAAACTCTCGAGAAGGTTGATGACGCCCGTAGGAGCTCGAAAGAGTGAGAAGAAATACAACGGCAAGCTTGTAAGGATCGACTTGATTACGGTTAGCCTACCCCCGAATGACATTGACTTAGATTTCCACCCCGCGAATCTTTTGTTAAATTTCTCGACTACCGGTTTCCAATAATTCAACTTATTCATCTTTACACCTACCGAAAGCCCCAAATAAGAAAACGGGAGAGATCCACTAGTACATCCTATCCGAGATGCAATGCTTTCAGTTTCCTCCTGGTTCACTCCAATCCCATATATTATGCTTTTCAACTTGTTCACCTTTAATCCCGAGGCCCTTTCAAAGCATTCAAGAATTTTCTTTACATTACACACGTTTTCCTTCCCCACTCCCCTAAACGCAGCGGACATATattataataatcttttattatatacACAAATAaataatcattaatttaataataaattcACACGATTAAATAATCAGTTACTACGTATTTAATAAAAATTCACACGATTAACTTGTCTCATTAAATCCAGTtataccactaataattgtcaagaaTATAAGTTCACAAAGTGAGTTAGTAATATACCTTTACGAAATGACATCTACGAGTAGGTTGAAACGAACACCTTGCTGAAGAAAAACATACGATCAAAGGAATGACCGTCTCTTTGaatagtccactacactttcaagCAACGTCAATAAATGTTAGTCTAAACTCAATCAACAATTAATATAAccaaattatattaatatataaacaaatacTCCGTATAGCAACCGAAAATAAAAACGTGATGTGTTTCTTTTTTGCCCCTACTACAACAACAAAAAGTTgggatttttttttctattttgctTCTCGTACGTCATCAACCAAGAAGTAAATGGGTTCTTTTTTTTTCGTATATCCCCATATCAAAAagaagggatatatatatatatatatatatatatatatatatatatatatatatatatatatatatatatatataaccaacttTTAGTCAGCAACTAAAAATCGCGtataaaaatttggtttccttatACTAGGAGTCtttcagtgttaaatttaacattgAATTTAACACTGAGACTAAAACAGGGGAAATGATCTAGTgttaaatcattatttaattatttttttaacactgttaataatattatttagtttaatctttatttaattatttttttgaaCTTTCTGCTTCATTTTCACTTTCTAACGCCTCGCTATTGATTATATCGAGCACTTGCATCAAAAAATATTCGCTAGACGATGACGTTGAAGACATTTTATGAAAGAAATATGTTTATTTGGAGAAGGGAAGTTAATTTGGAGAAGTATGAAAAAATATTGGTGTTGTTGTGAAAATGAGTATAAAAatgtaaaagtatatatataaggaAAAAAATAATATTTAATGAATATATCCGTTGAATAACGGATATATTTCAAACCAAACACACCGTTACCAGAGCAACGGTGACCCACAACTGTGGAATTTAACACCATTTTAACGGCGGGAGGGAGTGGGAAACTCCACTGTCCCAACCGCTTTAACGACGAAAAAATTGGTCGACTCTTAAGCTCTAATTGAATTGAACGTAGCCAGCAAGAAACAAACAAAAATCACATTTTGATTAATCAGTTAATTTAAATTAACCATTTTTATAttctcttaattataattaattaatttaaaattaattactccctccgtcccataataAGTGTCCTGTTTGACTTTTCATGGTCTTACTTTTAAAATTTTGACTTCGAATATTTTTATTACTTCGTAAACTGTACACTTGGTCAATGTATACAAAAGTATAGGGTAAAGGATTGCATAGTTTGCTATGTATTGGTTAAGCTTCATATTTCGAGTGCTCAGGAAAATGCATACACTTTAGAAACTATGGTTAATAAATATCGTGGTTTACAAACATTTGAAAtcggacatggtattgtctacaaacatttgaaatgAGACATGGTGTTGTCTACTAAAACTTGAAACATAACATTTTGTTGTCTATAAAGATTTAAACTAAGACACTTTATTGTCTACAAAGATTTGAAAACATGAGATTACATTGTCAGCAAACTTTTGAACTACGAAACTGTTATGGTCTATCTTTATTACTGTTATGAaactaaatctataactcaccaaccgtTATGTTAACCTTTTAGCATGTCTTATTCTCATGTACTTATTGCTTCTGCTTCAGAACTTtgttgttacttagaagtcaagccatgtaCTAGGACTATAGTTAAAAATtcacgtcaatggcgattttggcggggtgttacatatATGAAGCAACCCAAGGGCTTTAAGGTAAAGGGTAAAgccaagtgggtttgtaagctGCGGAAaattttgtatggattgaagcaagcacctcggaaaTGGTACTTGgagtttgatgagtttatgaagaagatggaTTTTTTAAGACGTGAAGCGGAtcattgttgctacttgaagaactTCAAGTCTTCTTACATTATCTTATTGTTGTACGTTGATAATATGTTACTTGCGGGTTCTAACGTGTCCGAAATCAACAAGTTGAGGAGATTACTTTTccatgagttcgagatgaaagatcttgctggtgctaggcaaatacttggaatgagtattatgcgtgatcgtgtgaaaggaactctatacttgtctcaatccaaatatatagagaaagttgtagagaggtttaacatggagaatttaaaggctcgttctatgcctttgggtagtgCGATAAAGATATCAAAAAGTCAATTACCTAAAATGGAAGAAGAAAATGAGGAGATAGAAAAGGTTccgtatgcatcggccgtgggtagtgttatgtatgccatggttaaAAAGAGTCCGGATATTGCCCATTCGGTGGGAGTTGTGAGCCGTTATATGTCTATCTGGGGAAAtggcattgggaagcggtcaaatggttgctttgtTACTTGAAATGTACTTATAGTATGGGATTGTGCTTCTCTAAAAATAATGTCATTATTAGTGGTTATACGGATGCTAATTTGAGTGAATGTGATGATTCGgtgaaaagcactacgggttatgttttcacaatagagAAGAcgacggttagttggatgtctcgactacaaaggAATGTTGCCTCATCAAACACTGAGGTAGGATACATTGCTATTGtgaaagcttctaaagagcttatttggttgaagaacttcttaggtgagttgggtaaatgACGGGACTATTgcatcttgtattgtgataatcaaagtgtgattcatcttgggaagaatctggTGTTTCATACGAAACACATAATGTTAAGGTTTCGTTTTATTCGACAGCATATAAAAGATGGTACTTTGGTATTGAAGAAAGTTCTTGGTTCGAAGAATCCCCGAGGATATGCTTACTAAGGTGGTGATGACGAACAAGTTGAGGTTTTGCATTGCCTCAAccggtcttctcatgaattgatgagagaagacgacCAACTAAAGAGATAGAGAGATGATAATTCGATTATaacaacaagtgttgaagaccttgtatcgaaagtctactcatccgaagaatgtgttgagtgtgcgtgttcCAAATGACGTTTTGGCGGTATGAATGGTGGTTTAGCGTTCTTGAAGTGTTGGGTTGACGAAgatagggttttaattaaagtctCATtctagtgggagattgttggagtgatGGAGTTTAAAACAAACCAAGAAATTACTAATGCTGCGAAACTCGCGAACGCGAAGAGTGAAGTCGCGATCGCGACTTATATTTAATCAGAACACGCGAAACGGAAAGTATAGCTCGCGACTGGAATTTCTCCTCGAATGATAACTCACGAACGCGAGTCATATGGACGGACCCTATTGTTCGTTAAGTAGTTTCCTTGTTCGATTTCCTCTATAAAAGGATCCTGTTGTAACTCATACATCTATGCACGAATTTTATTAATAAAACCTCTCGAGTTTGGTCCGTGGGTTAAACTAATCAACCCtttattacatataaccacgttaaattatcGTGTTCTTAATTTTCTTGTTATTATCTTCGTTTATCTTTGTGGGTTAAATAATTTTCTGAAATTACTCATATTGTAGGGCCACAAAACCTTACAAAATTTCATATTTAGTACtgtatatgtatataactatatatgctcGGTTCATCTGTGTTTTCATCCTCATTTCATGTGATATATTTGGTTCATGTAAATTTTAAAGGTTGAGTGTATGTATAATTCGTTGTTtttcagttatatatatagttCACATTGGTGCATATTAGTGCTAATCACATAGCAACAGATATATAGACAACTGTACGTGTCTATATATCTGCTTTTTTAGCACAAATCTAATACGAGTACCATGCAAATAAAGATCAAATTCTGAATATGCTTGGATCATCTATATAAGATTATGAATTTGCTATAACCTTTACTCCTTTAGGAACATAGATCTTATCATGTGGTTAATTACCACGTGACTTCAATAAATATTTGTAACTTTGGTGATCAAAACCCACGTGGATGGTTGGTGAATTTGCCATTCCCAGACCTGTTAGAAAATAAGGTTTGAATGCCGGATAAACCTTTGAATCGTGTAGTCACTTTcgcgataaagtatttcgaccctatacatagattgccttagggttacacgaaatctttattcgGGATAAGACAAAGGCACAACTCCAATATAGGCAATTAAAATTGAAAGTCAAGAACAAAGAGTTTTACGTATGTTGTGAATGTTCATGTTTTCATCATCTTGAAAATGAGACAAATGTTATCTATTTATAGAGTATGAATGGTTACTATGAAAAGACACATCTCTTGGTATAAAAGATTCCATGAAAAGTCATACATTTTGATTAAAAGGTAAGATACCATTTCATTACAAGTTACACCATTTCATTAATAATAGTCACCATTCCATGAATAGTTGTGTTCTTTGACCAAAAAGACACCAACTAATAAACATAACCTTTCAATTAAATGACTCTAGTTAGCTTAAACaatcgtgtactccacactctcctaacTTGTTATAAAGTTTAACTAGAAATCCATTTGTCTCAAGTAAATCACTTTATCACACAAaattgacactaaaatcaccaacaatccccccccccccccaaatttTAGTGTAATCTTTAGATTTACTTAATAACTTGAACAAACACACAAACTAATGCGTAAATGGAAATGTTCGTGAAGAATTGAATTTCCACTTAGTATATTATTTAcgagaattcgaaaatcagggtgttcgtgaagaattgaacccttcaattcatttgaaaactataaaataatatacacatcagtttcttacaatCTCTATTGTTCGTCTTGACGCTTTTATAAGTCATGCGTCCATATCCATTCATGAGTATATAGGAAACCAAGTCCAACCTTCTTTGAAGCGGCGAAACTTCATACTCACTTAGGTAGCTTTCTTTAATCTTGCTCCCGCGATGCAATTTTTCAAGAAAACTATTAAGAAGTTTAACTTCAACCTACTCAACTcacgggtctaaacacatactttgggatcagtatatttatgtgtttcaatcttcagaaagtaagcttacctcattgaatttagcttctagcgttgtactagaagggaattgggcgtctcactttggaagatttaATGGACTTCAATCCCATAACATTAGCCAACTTGTGCGCACTTTCGGCTAATGTTTTGTCCATTGATTTAGTCAAATTTTGTTGTGACCCAACAAAATCCACATATATCACTCCATTCGTGATATACCCACTAAACATAATCTGTCTAAGGCATAAGTGAAACAACTCAACCCGTATTTAAATCGGCCCGTAaaaatttttctttaatacattaatatttaggtcccaattatgtttccgaaaacatctttaatacaataataagttcaataaacttttaaaacatataatacatagtttaaatatccgaacgggcaaacacgacctgactattttaatgtccaacaaaaccgagcatggtgattagggatacgctacccaatcctaatcgatccaaaatcacatcttctaaagcaaactacgcaagtccactagtcccaatgcttacccgagccaccgcctccatgcaaatctataaaaatgtaaacaacaagagggtaagttaacgcttagtgagtgagaatatactacatacatatatatgcataaaatggacacgccacacaaataatcaattaACGCatgccggagcatccaagcataaagtcatgctaagctaagcataccgtaccatcactaagcaacaagataaaataacaacaaatataagttcaccgacgatgtgaacaacgccaataagctacacccggaaggttagctacaacacaacaatacgacaatatatgaaacaatatataaacgtctaaggttaaccccttaacctaataCCAAAACCGATTACAATTAccgaatgaagattggccgaactacacgagccttagtaaattcgcatccacacgagactactatcttcaatcacacaacaacatcgaggttggccgaactacacgagccttagtgaatccgaaaccacacgatatcactacctcaataagatgaccaaactacacgcgtcaccgtgaatccgaagtacacgagactcacttctgataagatgaccgaactacatgtgtcatcgtgaatccgcatccacacgtgatccacttctccaatcataacccacatcatcggggtattCCAATCCACAACACAATATcaagtgataacgtacacacaaagtgtgcacctcgccaaaggtggtcaaccaaaacgcacaaccgtgccaattggacccatacacaagtccatcaaatccacctatatgtgaagtgagctctataaccgagaaccacttcacccgacccacaccgatcctacacatacatatgcacataggatattaacactcaccttgtcaccttgatgaatgcaaccgaataatccgcaactcgccaatggaacgtacctattccattatcacataacaaataatacaattagggtggatttacaaaccaacccaaatcgacaactagtgTAATTTCGACCGAATTGCACTttcaagctcaaaccgcgcccaaactaaccaataatagctaacactagtgacaatgttcctaataagccaattaaacccgaacacaagtgttaaacacttgtcttgcccaatttggcaccaaaaccctaat
This genomic stretch from Rutidosis leptorrhynchoides isolate AG116_Rl617_1_P2 chromosome 11, CSIRO_AGI_Rlap_v1, whole genome shotgun sequence harbors:
- the LOC139874747 gene encoding secreted RxLR effector protein 161-like — encoded protein: MEEENEEIEKVPYASAVGSVMYAMVKKSPDIAHSVGVVSRYMSIWGNGIGKRGYTDANLSECDDSVKSTTGYVFTIEKTTVSWMSRLQRNVASSNTEHIKDGTLVLKKVLGSKNPRGYAY